The DNA sequence CTCCAATCGGGAGACGGTGGAGAAGGACACCAAGGGCGATATCGCGTATGTGCACATCCGCGCCATGGACCAGCCGTCATTGGCGCGATTCCGCAACGAGATTGACCAGTTCTCGAACAAGAAGGGCATCATTGTCGACATCCGATACAACGGTGGCGGCAACATCGATCAGGAGATCATCGATATCCTCGAGCGGCAGCCATACCAGTTCTGGAATCAGCGCACCGGTTCACGCACCTGGGGCCGTCGCCCGCGTCAGGCCATCGCCGGGCCGAAGGTCATGATGGTGAACGCGCGTTCCGGGTCGGACAGCGAAGTCACACCCATGGCGTTTCGCCAGCTGGGCCTCGGTCGCATCGTCGGCAATCCCACCGCGGCTGCGGTGATCGCCACTGGCAGCTACAACCTGATCAACGGTGGCACCATTCGCACGCCTGGCTCACTGGTCATCACGTACGATCCCACCCGCCCGAACAACTACGGTGTGAATCTCGAAAACCTCGGTGTGCCACCCGATGTGTGGGTGAAAAATTCGCCGATGGATGAGCTCAAGAAGTTTGATCGCGAGCTCAAGACGGCGATTGAAGAAGCGGTGAAGATGCTGAAGGCCGGGGCGCCGAAGAAGATTACCAGCGAGAATTGAGCCGAAGGAGTCACCAGAGGGCACCGCTGGGAGTTTGAGACAGGCGTTTGGAGACGGGAGAATGAAGACGGGAGACGGGAGACGTCCGGCCGGATACTCTGCATGTCGGCTGGACGTCTCCCGTCTCCCGTCTTCATTCTCCCGTCTCCATAGAATTCAGCGTGCACGGCGTCTACTTTCCGCCTCATGACTGAACCGCTTGCTCCCGCTCTCGTCGCGCGCGTCGCGACCGAACTGTCCATCAATCCGCAACAGGTTCGCAGCACGTTGGCCCTGTTTGCCGAAGGCGCCACGCTGCCGTTTGTCGCCCGCTATCGCAAGGAAGTTACCGGCGGGCTGGACGAGGTCCAACTGCGTGACGTGCGCGATCGCGCTGAATACCTCCATGAGATGGAAGAGCGTCGCGCGGCGATTCTCAAGAGCATCGATGAGCAGGGCAAGCTGGACGCCGCGCTCAAGGCGTCCATTCTGGCCGCCGACACCAAGCAGGCACTCGAAGACCTGTACCTGCCGTTCAAGCCCAAACGCCGCACTAGGGCGATGATCGCGCGCGAGCGTGGGCTTGGACCGCTGGCCGAGGTATTGTGGGACGGCGCGATGGATGACGCGGCGGTGCTCGTTCGTGCCGCGGAGTATGTGCTACCGGAAGCGGACGGAAAACCGTCCGAGATACCGAGTGTCGATGCAGCGTTGCAAGGCGCGCGGGACATTCTCGCCGAGCAGGTGGCCGAAGATGCGGTGGTGCGTGGGTGGGTGCGCGAAGTGACCCGCGCGAAGGGCGCGGTGAAGAGCAGTGTGATTCCCGAGAAGCGCAGCGACGATTCGAAGTTCAAGGACTACTTCGAGTATACCGAGGCGCTGGGAACCATTCCGAGCCACCGTATGTTGGCGATCCGTCGCGGTGAAGCCGAGGGCGAGCTGTTCTGGCGTGTTGAAGCGCCGGTGGAAGAGATCCAGGCGCGCATGGCTCGTGATGTCACCGGCACGCGTCGGGCCGTACAGCAACTCACGCTCGTGGCCACCGATGCCTACAAACGATTGCTGTCGCCAGCCATTGAAGTGGAACTACGTGTCGAACTCAAGACGCGCGCCGACGAGGAGGCGATCACGATTTTCGGTCGCAACCTCGAACAATTGTTGCTCTCGCCGCCAGCAGGAGAAAAGCGGGTGGTTGGCCTCGATCCCGGGTTCCGCACCGGTGTGAAAGTGGCGGTGGTGAGTGCCACCGGTGCCCTGGTCCATACCGACACTCTGTATCTGCATCAGGAAGACCGTTTCGCTGGCGCAATCCGTGCGTTGGCCGAGCGGTTCACACCGGAGCTCATTGCGATTGGCAACGGGACAGCCAGTCGAGAAACGGAAACGCTCACCAAGGCCGCGCTGCGCGAGCTCGATGTGCCGGTGAGTGGTGCGCGTCCCCAGGTGGTGGTGGTCAATGAGGCGGGCGCGTCGGTGTATTCGGCGAGTGATTTGGCGCGCAGCGAATTCCCCGAGCTGGACGTGTCGTTGCGTGGCGCGGTGTCCATTGCGCGCCGTTTGCAAGACCCGCTGGCCGAGTTGGTGAAGATCGATCCCAAGTCGATTGGCGTGGGCCAGTATCAACACGACGTGAATCAGGGGCGTCTCAAGCAACGACTCGATGATATCGTCGAAAGCTGCGTGAATCGCGTCGGCGTTGAAGTGAACACGGCGTCGGCCGCCTTGCTGGCGTACGTGGCCGGAATTGGTCCGGGTCTCGCGCAGAGCATCGTGACGTTGCGCGATAGCAAGGGCGGGATCACGTCGCGCGCTGACCTCAAGGCCGTGCCACGACTGGGCGCCAAGGCGTTTGAACAGGCGGCGGGTTTTCTGCGTGTGCGTGGTGGCACCCATCCGCTGGATGCCAGCGCTGTGCATCCTGAGCGGTATGCGTTGGTTCAGCGCATGGCGTCTGATCTTGGCGTTGACGTACGCGCCCTGGTTGGCAACGAGGCCTTGGCCGAATCCATCGAGCTCGCCAGGTACGTGAGCGATGATGCCGGTATGCCAACGCTGCGCGACATTGTGGCCGAGCTCAAGAAGCCGGGCCGCGATCCGCGCGCGGGTTTCGAGCCACCGGCCTTTCGCGACGATCTCACCAAGCCGTCCGACCTACTGTCGGGCATGGTGCTGGAGGGGGTCGTCACGAACATCGTCGCCTTTGGATGCTTCGTGGACGTCGGCGTGCACCAGGATGGATTGGTGCACGTGAGTCAGATTGCCGATCGCTACGTGAAAGATCCCAATGACGTGGTGAAGGTTGGTCAGCGGGTGAAGGTCACGGTGCAAAGCATCGATCTGGCGCGCGGTCGCATTGCCTTGAGCATGCGCAAAGATGGCGGTGTGGCCGGCGCACCAGCTGCCTCGGGTGGCGAATCGGGTGGTACGCGCGCCGATGTCCGCGCCCGTGAGCCGCGAGAACGGGCGGGGCAGGGCGGGTCACGAGGAACAAACACATTACCGGGTGGGCCGGGCTTTGTGCCGACAAAGGGGGCGGTGGCGCCGAACGGGATGCGGTTCAAGTAGCGGGAGCGCTTTCCCGCTCGGGAGGTACCTACCATGACGCGATGAAGCTACAGTCGGTTGAAAGGCGTTGGCCGACAACGCTGGTTCCTGCCCCACCTCTCCCAGCACTATGCCGGGTCCGTACGTGATTTGACCGCGTTGGCGGCCGCAGCGCCAGCTGATCGCGGGCTGCGTGGCGGAACACTGAAGCGAAGCACTAGAACGCCCGACGCGCGCCACGCAGAACGTTGCACGGCGCCTCGCGCGCCGAGCCGAGACAGCAGCGCTGGCCCGTCCTCGGGCAACACGAGCCAGACTTCTCGTTCCGAGACAGCAAGGATTCGCTCGGCCTCCTCTTCAATCCACGCATTAGGACTCGATACGACAGTCCCATCGATACGCGTCGCACTTTGATCTGCTTCCGGCCATCGTCCGTACAGCACACGGGTGCCCCGCAACTGGCACTCTGTTCCAACCGTCTGCCCGACGAGTTGTTCACGACGCGGATGCCACGCTGTGTAGTAGCGACACGCGGCGAGGAAATGCGCCGATACATACGCCACTGGCACCGAATGGGGCTGCTTGCCGATGTACTCCATTGCCGAGGGGAGCTCGACTCTGTGAGCCGGCGCCTGAATACTTTCGACAGCGCCGCGCACGGCACCACCGAGCGTGACTATCGAGATCACCAGCATCGCGGAAAGCCGCAGCGACAGGGGGGCGCACTGGATGAGCCTCGACAGGCCGGCGCCGAAGCTCATCACAATCATCGGTGCTGCGAAGAGCAGCAGGCGGGGTTGCATCGGCCAGCGATGTAACATCGACGCAAGCACTGCAAGCAGGAACGGCGCCACAAGGAGTGTGAGCACAAGCGAACGTTGTTGCACAAGCGTCCATGCGCCGATGCCCGACACCACGAGTGCGGCGGACAGCGATCGCCGCGGCAGCCAAGTCTCGGCGGCCGAGCCAAACAACAGATTCAACCAGAGCTCGCGCAGCGTTCGCGCCAGACCCAGCAAGGTCTCAGGAAGCCCGAACTCGATGAAGTTCCCTTGCCAGTACGATTGCATTCCTTGAAGCGTTGATGGCGAGCTGTAGATCGTCAGAAATTGAAAGAGAAATGCGATAGCGGCAGGGAACCCGGCCAATAGCAGATGCCCTGCTGCTGAACGCGCGCGGTATCTCCATAGCGCGACCATCCCGGTGGCACCAGCGCCCGCCACTATGAGCGGCGCCGCCGTCGAAATCAGGGCCACAACGAACGCCACGATGGCCCACACAGCAAGCGTCCGGCGCTCGCCGCGCTGCTCAGCAACATCGAGGG is a window from the Gemmatimonadaceae bacterium genome containing:
- a CDS encoding glycosyltransferase family 39 protein — encoded protein: MTDEGKQGRTEADLPARPFNSMAPGLAKGLALLTLCFVIVGSLLRLARLVGSRPLWEDEAFLALNFLTRSSAELLKPLDSVQLSPLAFVAAEWSIVQLGGRSEVALRWLPCVAGVLALVLLHRVCRRVLDPLGALFATAFAAFSPLLLDYSVELKSYSFDLLATAAMMQVTLDVAEQRGERRTLAVWAIVAFVVALISTAAPLIVAGAGATGMVALWRYRARSAAGHLLLAGFPAAIAFLFQFLTIYSSPSTLQGMQSYWQGNFIEFGLPETLLGLARTLRELWLNLLFGSAAETWLPRRSLSAALVVSGIGAWTLVQQRSLVLTLLVAPFLLAVLASMLHRWPMQPRLLLFAAPMIVMSFGAGLSRLIQCAPLSLRLSAMLVISIVTLGGAVRGAVESIQAPAHRVELPSAMEYIGKQPHSVPVAYVSAHFLAACRYYTAWHPRREQLVGQTVGTECQLRGTRVLYGRWPEADQSATRIDGTVVSSPNAWIEEEAERILAVSEREVWLVLPEDGPALLSRLGARGAVQRSAWRASGVLVLRFSVPPRSPRSAGAAAANAVKSRTDPA
- a CDS encoding RNA-binding transcriptional accessory protein; this encodes MTEPLAPALVARVATELSINPQQVRSTLALFAEGATLPFVARYRKEVTGGLDEVQLRDVRDRAEYLHEMEERRAAILKSIDEQGKLDAALKASILAADTKQALEDLYLPFKPKRRTRAMIARERGLGPLAEVLWDGAMDDAAVLVRAAEYVLPEADGKPSEIPSVDAALQGARDILAEQVAEDAVVRGWVREVTRAKGAVKSSVIPEKRSDDSKFKDYFEYTEALGTIPSHRMLAIRRGEAEGELFWRVEAPVEEIQARMARDVTGTRRAVQQLTLVATDAYKRLLSPAIEVELRVELKTRADEEAITIFGRNLEQLLLSPPAGEKRVVGLDPGFRTGVKVAVVSATGALVHTDTLYLHQEDRFAGAIRALAERFTPELIAIGNGTASRETETLTKAALRELDVPVSGARPQVVVVNEAGASVYSASDLARSEFPELDVSLRGAVSIARRLQDPLAELVKIDPKSIGVGQYQHDVNQGRLKQRLDDIVESCVNRVGVEVNTASAALLAYVAGIGPGLAQSIVTLRDSKGGITSRADLKAVPRLGAKAFEQAAGFLRVRGGTHPLDASAVHPERYALVQRMASDLGVDVRALVGNEALAESIELARYVSDDAGMPTLRDIVAELKKPGRDPRAGFEPPAFRDDLTKPSDLLSGMVLEGVVTNIVAFGCFVDVGVHQDGLVHVSQIADRYVKDPNDVVKVGQRVKVTVQSIDLARGRIALSMRKDGGVAGAPAASGGESGGTRADVRAREPRERAGQGGSRGTNTLPGGPGFVPTKGAVAPNGMRFK